A section of the Primulina eburnea isolate SZY01 chromosome 1, ASM2296580v1, whole genome shotgun sequence genome encodes:
- the LOC140824187 gene encoding uncharacterized protein, whose product MSYQQGNYQGYGTIYPPPPAYPCAPPQPPPPPYGYPYPGYQGYPPPPQYSHCDHHDHDGGSGCTSFLQGCLAALCCCCVLEECCF is encoded by the exons ATGAGTTACCAGCAAGGAAACTACCAAG GGTATGGGACAATCTATCCTCCGCCTCCGGCTTACCCTTGTGCTCCTCCTCAACCGCCGCCGCCCCCATATGGCTACCCTTATCCCGGTTATCAAGGATATCCTCCACCACCGCAGTATTCCCACTGCGATCATCACGATCACGATGGCGGTTCTGGTTGTACCTCCTTTTTACAAGGCTG TTTAGCTGCCCTTTGTTGCTGTTGTGTATTAGAGGAATGCTGCTTCTGA
- the LOC140824261 gene encoding uncharacterized protein isoform X2, producing MADPKLPEPDEVEIGEKKREDSNKKQKLDISPENNGTKAESEDDEDYDGDEDDEEAETVDPKGKEIVINEKGLGIVQLKPASAFPAIATIRIQFKPFCAFPN from the exons ATGGCAGACCCCAAACTGCCCGAGCCCGACGAAGTTGAAATTGGAGAGAAGAAAAGAGAGGATTCCAACAAAAAGCAAAAACTCGATATCTCCCCAGAAAACAATGGAACAAAGGCGGAATCAGAAGACGATGAGGACTACGACGGTGATGAGGATGATGAGGAAGCGGAAACTGTTGATCCCAAGGGGAAGGAAATTGTGATAAATGAGAAAG GACTCGGAATCGTACAGCTCAAGCCGGCCTCCGCATTTCCAGCAATTGCGACAATAAGGATACAGTTTAAGCCGTTTTGTG CGTTCCCTAATTAA
- the LOC140824261 gene encoding uncharacterized protein isoform X1: MADPKLPEPDEVEIGEKKREDSNKKQKLDISPENNGTKAESEDDEDYDGDEDDEEAETVDPKGKEIVINEKGLGIVQLKPASAFPAIATIRIQFKPFCDFSL, from the exons ATGGCAGACCCCAAACTGCCCGAGCCCGACGAAGTTGAAATTGGAGAGAAGAAAAGAGAGGATTCCAACAAAAAGCAAAAACTCGATATCTCCCCAGAAAACAATGGAACAAAGGCGGAATCAGAAGACGATGAGGACTACGACGGTGATGAGGATGATGAGGAAGCGGAAACTGTTGATCCCAAGGGGAAGGAAATTGTGATAAATGAGAAAG GACTCGGAATCGTACAGCTCAAGCCGGCCTCCGCATTTCCAGCAATTGCGACAATAAGGATACAGTTTAAGCCGTTTTGTG ATTTTTCTTTGTGA